From one Halosimplex rubrum genomic stretch:
- a CDS encoding M48 family metallopeptidase has translation MRWVLRGLMAVVGVLTLAVYLAGAYFAYGLARAVWSIRPSLGTLALYLAVLTVVFAFVSYRVGTAQILRSLQVWELPEGRAPMLYRRLGGFSDAMGIQRPDVLVAEMGRPNALALGGGFGPGHVVVDRRLFSILTFDELSAIVAHELAHIERKDSLVQTVGYSVLQTLSGLAVLALAPVLVVAAGLARGVAWIRGRPEAWTRTVPGKLQRAVVGSVSLAFFALTLALLAHSRRREFAADDRAAAVTGDPLALARALRKIERAGEGPWSLLSPLYVDGEEEGPLTRLLSTHPATDERVERLRERAERDRGIRVERRRP, from the coding sequence ATGCGCTGGGTGTTGCGCGGGCTGATGGCCGTCGTCGGGGTGCTGACGCTGGCGGTGTATCTGGCCGGCGCCTATTTCGCCTACGGACTGGCGCGAGCGGTCTGGTCGATCCGGCCGTCGCTGGGGACGCTGGCGCTGTACCTGGCGGTGCTGACGGTCGTCTTCGCGTTCGTCAGCTATCGGGTCGGCACCGCCCAGATCCTCCGGAGTCTGCAGGTGTGGGAACTCCCGGAGGGCCGAGCACCGATGCTCTACCGGCGGCTCGGGGGCTTCAGCGACGCGATGGGCATCCAGCGACCGGACGTGCTGGTCGCGGAGATGGGGCGGCCGAACGCGCTGGCGCTGGGCGGCGGGTTCGGTCCGGGCCACGTCGTCGTCGACCGGCGGCTGTTCTCGATCCTGACCTTCGACGAGCTGTCGGCGATCGTGGCCCACGAACTGGCCCACATCGAGCGCAAGGACAGCCTGGTCCAGACGGTCGGATACAGCGTGTTACAGACGCTGTCGGGGCTTGCGGTGCTTGCACTCGCGCCGGTGCTCGTCGTCGCGGCGGGGCTGGCCCGCGGGGTGGCGTGGATCCGCGGGCGGCCCGAGGCGTGGACGCGGACGGTCCCGGGCAAGCTTCAGCGGGCGGTCGTCGGCTCCGTGTCGCTCGCCTTCTTCGCGCTGACGCTGGCGCTGCTGGCCCACTCGCGGCGCCGGGAGTTCGCGGCCGACGACCGCGCGGCGGCGGTGACCGGCGACCCGCTGGCGCTGGCGCGGGCGCTCCGGAAGATCGAACGCGCGGGCGAGGGACCGTGGTCGCTGCTCTCCCCGCTGTACGTCGACGGCGAGGAGGAGGGACCGCTGACGCGGCTGCTGTCGACCCATCCCGCGACCGACGAGCGGGTCGAACGCCTCCGAGAACGGGCCGAACGCGACCGGGGGATCCGGGTCGAGCGCCGCCGCCCGTGA
- the gap gene encoding type I glyceraldehyde-3-phosphate dehydrogenase, with protein sequence MSESDEGTVRIGLNGFGRIGRNVFRASLGDPRVEVVGINDVMDDEDMEYLARYDTVMGTLDGVTLDEGVMTVDGTDFGASVHGETDPAELPWDELDVDVAFEATGIFRNYDDASKHLDAGADKVVISAPPKGEKPVKQIVYGVNHNEYDGEDVVSNASCTTNSITPVAKVLDEQFGIEAGQLTTVHAYTGSQNLVDGPKSKTRRGRAAAENIVPTSTGAAQAATEVLPELAGKLDGMAIRVPVPNGSITEFVVDLNEEVTEADVNDAFREAAAGDLEGVLGVTDDEVVSTDIQGTPYSSQVDLQSTNVVNGMTKILTWYDNEYGFSNRMLDVAEFVTEY encoded by the coding sequence ATGAGTGAATCCGACGAGGGGACCGTACGCATCGGTCTGAACGGCTTCGGCCGCATCGGACGCAACGTCTTCCGCGCGTCGCTTGGGGACCCGCGCGTGGAGGTCGTCGGCATCAACGACGTGATGGACGACGAGGACATGGAGTACCTCGCGCGCTACGACACGGTGATGGGGACCCTCGACGGCGTGACCCTCGACGAGGGCGTCATGACCGTCGACGGCACCGATTTCGGCGCCTCCGTCCACGGGGAGACCGACCCCGCCGAACTCCCGTGGGACGAGCTGGACGTGGACGTGGCCTTCGAGGCGACCGGCATCTTCCGCAACTACGACGACGCGAGCAAACACCTCGACGCCGGCGCCGACAAGGTCGTCATCTCGGCGCCGCCGAAGGGGGAGAAGCCGGTCAAACAGATCGTCTACGGCGTCAACCACAACGAGTACGACGGCGAGGACGTGGTCTCGAACGCCTCCTGCACGACCAACTCCATCACGCCCGTCGCGAAGGTGCTCGACGAGCAGTTCGGGATCGAGGCCGGCCAGCTGACGACCGTCCACGCCTACACGGGGTCGCAGAACCTCGTCGACGGCCCCAAGTCCAAGACCCGACGCGGCCGCGCCGCCGCCGAGAACATCGTCCCGACCTCCACCGGCGCCGCCCAGGCCGCCACCGAGGTCCTGCCCGAACTGGCGGGGAAACTCGACGGCATGGCCATCCGCGTCCCGGTCCCGAACGGCTCGATCACCGAGTTCGTCGTCGACCTGAACGAGGAGGTCACCGAGGCCGACGTGAACGACGCCTTCCGCGAGGCCGCCGCCGGTGACCTGGAGGGCGTCCTCGGCGTCACCGACGACGAGGTCGTCTCGACGGACATCCAGGGGACCCCCTACTCCTCGCAGGTCGACCTCCAGTCGACCAACGTCGTGAACGGCATGACGAAGATCCTCACCT
- a CDS encoding ABC transporter permease yields MIPVKHTESDASTEGLDWQTESTGADMTRGDRIREFYERSIYEPAVVAWADMRTRVGLLMLSVYLAITAVAVFGLWREPSSSQAPRLLGMFENWSYPLGTTSAGVDLTAELVHATPDIMLMVLAGGVWATGLAVLVGTVAGYKGGRVDRVLMSISDFFMAIPGLPLVIILAITFSPENPIFVGVILTINYWAGLGRSLRSQVLTIREDSYVEASRTMGTSTFRILRKDVIPNLMPYVTVNFVFAARYTIFASVGLFFLGVLPYSQPTWGVTLARAQENGALFVPEAAHWLIAPMIFIVGLALALILMGQGLDRVFNPRVRTRMAGESESTAEEDETITGGTL; encoded by the coding sequence GTGATTCCAGTGAAGCATACTGAATCCGACGCCTCCACCGAGGGGCTCGACTGGCAGACCGAGAGCACCGGCGCGGACATGACCAGGGGAGACCGGATCCGTGAGTTCTACGAGCGGAGCATCTACGAGCCCGCCGTCGTCGCGTGGGCCGACATGCGGACCCGCGTGGGGCTCCTGATGCTCAGCGTCTACCTGGCGATAACGGCCGTCGCCGTCTTCGGACTGTGGCGCGAACCGTCGTCGAGCCAGGCGCCGCGACTCCTGGGGATGTTCGAGAACTGGTCGTACCCGCTCGGGACGACCTCCGCGGGCGTCGACCTGACAGCCGAACTCGTCCACGCGACGCCGGACATCATGCTGATGGTGCTGGCCGGCGGCGTCTGGGCGACCGGTCTCGCGGTCCTCGTCGGGACGGTCGCGGGGTACAAAGGCGGGCGGGTCGACAGGGTCCTGATGTCCATCTCGGACTTCTTCATGGCGATCCCCGGGCTCCCGCTGGTGATCATCCTCGCGATCACGTTCAGTCCGGAGAACCCGATCTTCGTCGGCGTCATCCTGACGATCAACTACTGGGCCGGGCTGGGCCGGTCGCTGCGCTCGCAGGTGCTGACCATCCGCGAGGACAGCTACGTCGAGGCCTCCCGGACGATGGGGACGAGCACCTTCCGGATCCTCCGGAAGGACGTGATCCCGAACCTGATGCCGTACGTGACGGTGAACTTCGTGTTCGCCGCCCGATACACCATCTTCGCGTCGGTCGGGCTGTTCTTCCTGGGCGTGTTGCCCTACAGCCAGCCGACGTGGGGCGTGACGCTGGCGCGGGCCCAGGAGAACGGCGCGCTGTTCGTGCCCGAGGCGGCCCACTGGCTGATCGCGCCGATGATCTTCATCGTCGGCCTGGCGCTGGCGCTGATCCTCATGGGTCAGGGCCTCGACCGGGTGTTCAACCCGCGGGTCCGCACCCGGATGGCCGGCGAGTCCGAATCGACCGCGGAAGAAGACGAGACGATAACGGGAGGAACGCTCTAG
- a CDS encoding ABC transporter permease has product MVNYYVRRTARVFVTIFGVMSLTFGLIRLLPGGPFTLLRTQLLQQGIPPEQVNQQIRNLQNVRPDAPLWQQYIDYMISAVQLDLGTSIQYSRPVTEVVAQAAPWTIFIVVASTILMFVFGILLGAIQAYWEGSKFDTIASSLSIVGMSIPFYVAAILLLLFVSYRWGLLPASGTANPNIENHWSLDYAISVVLHGALPILSYTIVGIGGQALAMRGNSIQVLGEDFVEVARLRGLSDGRIATRYVARNAILPMYTGFLLLLGFRLGGTVILEQIFNYPGLGLYLLDAVNSNDYPMMMGTFLVITVALVIGVYVADLTYSMIDPRISSGDSSEAY; this is encoded by the coding sequence ATGGTTAACTACTACGTGCGGCGGACAGCACGGGTGTTCGTCACGATCTTCGGGGTCATGTCGCTCACCTTCGGGCTGATCCGCCTGCTCCCGGGAGGACCGTTCACGCTACTGCGGACGCAATTGCTTCAACAAGGCATTCCGCCAGAGCAAGTCAACCAGCAGATCAGGAACCTGCAGAACGTTCGGCCGGACGCGCCGCTGTGGCAACAGTACATCGACTACATGATATCGGCGGTCCAGCTCGACCTGGGGACGTCGATCCAGTACAGCCGTCCCGTCACGGAGGTGGTCGCCCAGGCGGCGCCGTGGACGATCTTCATCGTCGTCGCGTCGACGATACTGATGTTCGTGTTCGGGATCCTTCTGGGCGCGATCCAGGCCTACTGGGAGGGGTCGAAGTTCGACACCATCGCCTCCTCGCTGTCGATCGTGGGGATGTCGATCCCGTTCTACGTGGCGGCGATCCTGCTGCTGCTGTTCGTGTCGTACCGCTGGGGGCTGCTCCCGGCGTCGGGGACGGCCAACCCCAACATCGAGAACCACTGGAGCCTGGACTACGCTATCAGCGTGGTTCTCCACGGCGCGCTACCGATACTGTCGTACACGATCGTGGGGATCGGCGGACAGGCGTTGGCGATGCGCGGGAACAGCATCCAGGTGCTGGGCGAGGACTTCGTCGAGGTCGCCAGGCTTCGGGGACTGTCCGACGGTCGGATCGCGACCCGGTACGTCGCGCGCAACGCGATCCTGCCGATGTACACCGGGTTCCTGCTCCTGCTCGGCTTCCGGCTGGGCGGCACGGTGATTCTGGAGCAGATATTCAACTATCCGGGACTGGGGCTGTACCTGTTGGACGCAGTCAACTCCAACGACTACCCGATGATGATGGGGACCTTCCTCGTCATCACGGTGGCACTGGTCATCGGGGTGTACGTCGCCGACCTGACCTACAGCATGATCGACCCGCGGATCAGCTCGGGTGATTCCAGTGAAGCATACTGA
- a CDS encoding DUF7405 family protein, giving the protein MSPDNERGIGRREFVAAAVAIGGASALSACQERERELVGTASDATEGTEGGERPRPGTDTEFDLSVPSGEPDALSERQHAWNYAVVHDAHGNTVIPQQQLILGLSYEGSSPPTEAERDQVEGALRTLETAFQWGTGGNPSASFTQGLLFMLGYSATYFERTGGVPERLVPAEDVLREVGEDPDKADDFDAVLLMNSDIGSVVMAAEAALFGEIETVNGVEVTDTFEGVFSKADRRAGMVGKGIPADVLDNDSIPESAPLSMGFKSGYRDSQPSEDGITIREGPFAGGTTMAVSRLGIDLDRWYDQSHEERAAEMFCPAHDTDEIGEIGEKLGAESGITEENAESVEEFAEEYGRVGHTQKVARARDDEFVPTILRRSEGVATDAAQGTEFNFTGLQGHVEDFVETRKAMNTDEYDDDVAAEDHGIIDYLETHHRATLLVPARPQRALPTGTDA; this is encoded by the coding sequence ATGTCACCGGACAACGAGCGTGGCATCGGTCGTCGCGAGTTCGTCGCGGCGGCCGTCGCTATCGGTGGGGCGAGCGCGCTCTCTGCGTGTCAGGAACGGGAACGGGAGCTGGTGGGGACCGCCTCCGACGCGACCGAGGGAACCGAAGGGGGCGAGCGCCCCCGTCCGGGAACGGACACGGAGTTCGACCTGTCGGTCCCGTCGGGCGAGCCCGACGCGCTGTCCGAGCGCCAGCACGCCTGGAACTACGCCGTCGTCCACGACGCTCACGGCAACACCGTCATCCCCCAGCAGCAGCTGATCCTCGGGCTCTCCTACGAGGGGTCGAGCCCGCCGACCGAAGCCGAGCGCGACCAGGTCGAGGGCGCTCTTCGGACCCTCGAAACCGCCTTCCAGTGGGGGACCGGCGGGAACCCCTCGGCGTCGTTCACGCAGGGACTGCTGTTCATGCTCGGCTACTCGGCGACGTACTTCGAGCGGACCGGCGGCGTCCCCGAGCGGCTCGTCCCGGCCGAGGACGTGCTCCGCGAGGTCGGCGAGGACCCCGACAAGGCCGACGACTTCGACGCCGTCCTGCTGATGAACAGCGACATCGGCTCGGTCGTCATGGCCGCCGAGGCCGCGCTGTTCGGCGAGATCGAGACGGTAAACGGCGTCGAGGTGACCGACACCTTCGAGGGCGTCTTCTCGAAGGCCGACCGGCGGGCCGGCATGGTCGGCAAGGGCATCCCCGCGGACGTGCTGGACAACGACTCGATCCCGGAGTCGGCCCCGCTGTCGATGGGGTTCAAGTCCGGCTATCGCGACAGCCAGCCATCCGAAGACGGGATCACCATCCGCGAGGGGCCGTTCGCCGGCGGGACCACGATGGCCGTCTCGCGGCTGGGCATCGACCTCGACCGCTGGTACGACCAGTCCCACGAGGAGCGGGCCGCCGAGATGTTCTGTCCCGCCCACGACACCGACGAGATCGGCGAGATCGGCGAGAAACTCGGCGCCGAGAGCGGCATCACCGAGGAGAACGCCGAGAGCGTCGAGGAGTTCGCCGAGGAGTACGGTCGTGTGGGTCACACTCAGAAGGTCGCCCGCGCACGCGACGACGAGTTCGTCCCGACGATCCTCCGGCGTTCGGAGGGGGTCGCCACGGACGCCGCCCAGGGGACGGAGTTCAACTTCACCGGTCTCCAGGGCCACGTCGAGGACTTCGTCGAGACCCGCAAGGCGATGAACACCGACGAGTACGACGACGACGTGGCCGCCGAGGACCACGGGATCATCGACTACCTGGAGACGCACCATCGCGCGACGCTGCTCGTGCCGGCCCGCCCCCAGCGGGCGCTCCCGACCGGGACCGACGCATGA
- a CDS encoding ABC transporter substrate-binding protein, giving the protein MSDSTNEYSDVVDRRKFLTLAGASGAAALAGCGGGDGTPTDGSGSDGSDGSDGSDGSDGSDGSDGSDGGSTNVVDKTHVSALQADPTNRTLNTHNTQISSEPARRLAFDRFAAYSFETREFQLAALDDWEFDGETVTLTFREDLSWSDGSDVTTEDIDVQFQILEKVGSAIWGYVESTEVVDDYTYQLNLTGPTNPVMVKHQLGNMWIDTPAAAFEQFLDADAAEVQQWNWEDSDTEVITSGAWAYVDKNQQQWNFERNEEFHSIDNVNFSNFRFDSYQEASVPQQDFTTGGKRFDSQWSMFAAPETVNAFQDYVMEIRSIPAKWGYGMIFNHDDPIFGDRAVRQAIAHVVNREELVANAGPRTKFPASVPCGIAPRDIENWLGDTQSNFEDYGVGSTNTEEATQILEDAGYSMQNGTWTSPDGEPISADYLTPGGWTDFTTMTETIVDRLNEFGFDLSVASRPTSDWQGAFIDGNFKVGTLYWLPGQARSSFPYFPLRHQIALEAFNGGHNYDGESEQTIPAMSGDGEMTVSPLAKVDEIATKSTNEEARPIVQEAAWHNNYDLPMLSLVSKFEQSWLTTDEWNVDLEEGDPERGIKWPPFWLPRTGKLTAQE; this is encoded by the coding sequence ATGTCTGACAGTACCAATGAGTACAGCGATGTCGTAGACCGCCGGAAGTTCCTGACACTCGCAGGAGCGTCCGGTGCCGCGGCACTCGCAGGGTGTGGTGGCGGGGACGGGACACCGACCGACGGGTCCGGCTCCGACGGTAGTGACGGCTCGGACGGCTCGGACGGCTCCGACGGCAGTGACGGTTCGGACGGCTCCGACGGCGGTAGCACGAACGTCGTCGACAAGACCCACGTAAGTGCCCTCCAGGCCGACCCGACCAACCGCACACTCAACACGCACAACACGCAGATCTCCTCGGAACCGGCACGCCGGCTGGCGTTCGACCGGTTCGCCGCGTACTCCTTCGAGACCCGAGAGTTCCAGCTCGCGGCGCTGGACGACTGGGAGTTCGACGGCGAGACGGTCACGCTGACCTTCCGCGAGGACCTCTCGTGGTCCGACGGCAGCGACGTGACCACCGAGGACATCGACGTGCAGTTCCAGATCCTCGAGAAGGTCGGCAGCGCCATCTGGGGCTACGTCGAGAGCACCGAAGTCGTCGACGACTACACGTACCAGCTGAACCTCACGGGCCCGACCAACCCCGTGATGGTCAAACACCAGCTGGGGAACATGTGGATCGACACGCCGGCGGCGGCCTTCGAGCAGTTCCTCGACGCCGACGCCGCCGAGGTCCAGCAGTGGAACTGGGAGGACAGCGACACCGAGGTCATCACGAGCGGCGCGTGGGCCTACGTCGACAAGAACCAGCAGCAGTGGAACTTCGAGCGCAACGAGGAGTTCCACAGCATCGACAACGTCAACTTCTCGAACTTCCGGTTCGACTCCTACCAGGAGGCCTCGGTCCCCCAGCAGGACTTCACCACGGGCGGCAAGCGCTTCGACAGCCAGTGGAGCATGTTCGCCGCGCCGGAGACGGTCAACGCCTTCCAGGACTACGTCATGGAGATCCGGTCCATCCCGGCCAAGTGGGGCTACGGGATGATCTTCAATCACGACGACCCCATCTTCGGCGACCGCGCGGTCCGCCAGGCGATCGCTCACGTCGTCAACCGCGAGGAACTCGTCGCGAACGCGGGTCCGCGCACGAAGTTCCCGGCGTCGGTCCCCTGCGGGATCGCCCCGCGGGACATCGAGAACTGGCTCGGCGATACCCAGAGCAACTTCGAGGACTACGGCGTCGGCTCGACCAACACCGAGGAGGCGACACAGATCCTCGAGGACGCCGGGTACTCGATGCAGAACGGCACGTGGACGAGCCCCGACGGCGAGCCCATCAGCGCCGACTACCTGACGCCCGGCGGGTGGACGGACTTCACGACGATGACCGAGACGATCGTCGACCGCCTCAACGAGTTCGGCTTCGATCTCTCGGTCGCCAGCCGGCCGACCAGTGACTGGCAGGGCGCGTTCATCGACGGCAACTTCAAGGTCGGGACCCTGTACTGGCTGCCCGGCCAGGCCCGGTCGTCGTTCCCGTACTTCCCGCTGCGACACCAGATCGCGCTGGAGGCGTTCAACGGCGGACACAACTACGACGGCGAGTCCGAGCAGACCATCCCGGCCATGAGCGGCGACGGCGAGATGACGGTCAGTCCGCTGGCCAAGGTCGACGAGATCGCGACCAAGTCCACCAACGAGGAGGCGCGGCCGATCGTTCAGGAAGCCGCCTGGCACAACAACTACGATCTGCCGATGCTCTCGCTGGTCTCGAAGTTCGAGCAGTCGTGGCTCACCACCGACGAGTGGAACGTCGACCTCGAGGAAGGCGACCCCGAGCGCGGGATCAAGTGGCCGCCGTTCTGGCTGCCCCGCACGGGTAAGCTGACGGCTCAGGAGTAA
- a CDS encoding CRTAC1 family protein, translated as MTGDSLRRALLTVAVAAALVVSGCAVAPGNDDGAGADRASAEIGFVDATAEAGLAYNGTGTGAAGNGNNGVYVADIDNNGWEDILAVGGEHPALFRNTGGAFERTGELDGLEREYKSAAFVDYDGDGWRDLLLLAKDGPAAAFHNDEGSFERTDIGLGNFTHPLGASAADYDGDGDRDLFVYQSGDWADERPDGYFSPNKSIADDNGNPNVLFENTGESGEDRFERVDAPGIAGDRWSLAASFVDLTGDGRPDIHVANDYNNDTVYLNRGDGSFRQIQLGGATARNGMASEVNDINRDGRPDVFVTNIDIPASRETLSPDRYERLKRFLQYVIHSGRTKGNTMLVNQGDGEFVDRAGAYGVREGGWGWAASVTDLDNDGDRDLMHTTQNVVALNQSDPVFTLPMVWERGGDNFTRLDAADRGLAEQDGRGMVTVDYDRDGDRDVIIADYHGPYAVYENTVRSPGTEGGADASAPAGAVQFEVVDGNGAVAIGANATVTVDGRETAVWQNSRTDFISQGSSVTHVGLGDAEGATVDVTWPDGTERTVDLDADRRYRVGPDGVEVVANFTSPDAGGD; from the coding sequence ATGACAGGTGACTCGCTTCGGCGGGCTCTCCTCACCGTCGCCGTCGCCGCCGCCCTCGTCGTCTCCGGCTGTGCCGTCGCCCCGGGTAACGACGACGGGGCGGGCGCCGACCGCGCGAGCGCCGAGATCGGGTTCGTCGACGCCACCGCCGAGGCCGGCCTCGCGTACAACGGGACCGGCACCGGCGCCGCCGGCAACGGCAACAACGGCGTCTACGTCGCCGATATCGACAACAACGGCTGGGAGGACATCCTCGCCGTCGGCGGCGAGCATCCCGCTCTCTTCCGTAACACCGGCGGCGCTTTCGAGCGCACGGGCGAACTCGACGGGCTCGAACGCGAGTACAAGAGCGCCGCCTTCGTCGACTACGACGGCGACGGCTGGCGCGACCTGCTCCTGCTCGCCAAGGACGGCCCCGCCGCCGCCTTCCACAACGACGAGGGGAGCTTCGAGCGGACCGACATCGGCCTCGGTAACTTCACGCACCCGCTCGGGGCGTCCGCCGCCGACTACGACGGCGACGGCGACCGCGATCTCTTCGTCTACCAGTCGGGCGACTGGGCCGACGAGCGCCCCGACGGGTACTTCTCGCCCAACAAGTCCATCGCCGACGACAACGGCAACCCCAACGTCCTCTTCGAGAATACGGGCGAATCGGGCGAGGACCGCTTCGAGCGCGTCGACGCGCCGGGTATCGCGGGCGACCGCTGGAGCCTCGCGGCCAGCTTCGTCGACCTGACCGGCGACGGGCGCCCAGACATCCACGTCGCCAACGACTACAACAACGACACCGTCTACCTCAACCGGGGCGACGGCTCCTTCCGGCAGATCCAGCTCGGCGGCGCCACCGCCCGCAACGGCATGGCCTCGGAGGTCAACGACATCAATCGCGACGGCCGCCCCGACGTGTTCGTCACCAACATCGACATCCCGGCCTCCCGGGAGACGCTCTCTCCGGACCGCTACGAACGGCTCAAGCGGTTCCTCCAGTACGTCATCCACTCCGGCCGGACGAAGGGCAACACCATGCTCGTCAACCAGGGCGACGGCGAGTTCGTCGACCGCGCCGGCGCCTACGGCGTCCGCGAGGGGGGCTGGGGCTGGGCCGCCAGCGTCACTGACCTCGACAACGACGGCGACCGTGATCTCATGCACACCACCCAGAACGTCGTCGCGCTCAACCAGTCCGACCCCGTCTTCACCCTCCCGATGGTCTGGGAGCGGGGCGGCGACAACTTCACCCGCCTCGACGCCGCCGACCGCGGCCTTGCCGAACAGGACGGCCGCGGGATGGTCACCGTCGACTACGACCGCGACGGCGACCGCGACGTGATCATCGCCGACTACCACGGCCCCTACGCCGTCTACGAGAACACCGTCCGGTCGCCCGGCACCGAAGGGGGCGCCGACGCGTCGGCCCCCGCCGGCGCCGTCCAGTTCGAGGTCGTCGACGGGAATGGCGCGGTCGCCATCGGCGCGAACGCGACGGTCACCGTCGACGGCCGGGAGACCGCGGTCTGGCAGAACTCCCGGACGGACTTCATCTCGCAGGGCTCGTCGGTCACCCACGTCGGCCTCGGCGACGCCGAGGGGGCGACCGTCGACGTGACCTGGCCCGACGGGACCGAGCGGACGGTCGACCTCGACGCCGACCGACGCTATCGGGTCGGTCCCGACGGCGTCGAGGTCGTCGCCAACTTCACCAGTCCAGATGCGGGCGGGGACTGA